A portion of the Lolium rigidum isolate FL_2022 chromosome 1, APGP_CSIRO_Lrig_0.1, whole genome shotgun sequence genome contains these proteins:
- the LOC124704146 gene encoding WAT1-related protein At3g30340-like, producing the protein MWSAGCMEQWMPTAAMVVTNIVIAVMTALLKQALNQGMNRLVLITFRQMLATVFLGPIAYFKERKRRPKFTAEVFVYMFLSGILGPVLLQYTLFVGLEYTTATFAATFSNLLPVVTFLISLAFGYEALEVRSKSGSAKMSGTLVSLTGAMLLTFYKGTSLTHHHHLASSPPSTPVVVSSDVNDHGHASAVRWVLGSVSMLANVVGFAVWLLLQRLLMRRYPAVYSATAVMSLLSFVQAGALALSTQRITVEMWKLRGTVEIAAVVYCGVVASGIGYLLLTYCVEKRGPVFTAAFSPLSQMFVAGINLFFLHEPLYLGSVLGSVLVIMGLYLVLWGKREEAAAAASAAPVKPVVPVQVAAGQGDVAEQQERV; encoded by the exons ATGTGGAGTGCAGGATGCATGGAGCAATGGATGCCAACAGCAGCGATGGTGGTCACGAACATCGTGATTGCCGTCATGACTGCGCTTCTCAAGCAGGCGCTGAACCAGGGGATGAACCGGCTGGTCCTCATCACTTTCAGGCAGATGCTGGCCACTGTATTCCTTGGCCCCATTGCCTACTTCAAGGAAAG aAAGAGAAGACCAAAGTTCACTGCTGAGGTCTTTGTGTACATGTTCCTTAGTGGAATCCTCGGTCCGGTGCTGCTTCAGTACACGCTCTTCGTCGGATTGGAGTACACAACAGCAACATTTGCTGCAACTTTCTCGAATCTGCTCCCAGTGGTTACCTTCTTGATATCACTCGCTTTCGG GTATGAGGCCCTAGAGGTGAGGAGCAAGTCGGGAAGCGCCAAGATGTCAGGCACTCTGGTGTCCCTCACCGGAGCCATGCTGCTCACCTTCTACAAGGGCACATCCCTCACCCACCACCACCATTTAGCATCCTCTCCACCCAGCACCCCAGTGGTCGTGTCCAGCGACGTTAACGACCATGGGCACGCCAGCGCGGTGCGATGGGTGCTGGGCTCAGTGTCGATGCTGGCCAACGTCGTCGGCTTCGCGGTGTGGCTGCTGCTGCAGCGTCTGCTCATGCGAAGGTACCCTGCGGTGTACTCTGCCACAGCTGTCATGTCCCTGCTCAGCTTCGTACAGGCGGGGGCTCTGGCGCTGTCAACGCAGCGGATCACCGTGGAGATGTGGAAGCTCAGGGGCACCGTGGAGATCGCCGCTGTCGTGTACTGCGGCGTGGTGGCTTCTGGGATCGGGTACCTCTTGCTGACGTACTGCGTGGAGAAGAGGGGCCCGGTGTTCACCGCGGCCTTCAGCCCGCTGTCCCAGATGTTTGTCGCCGGCATCAACCTTTTCTTCCTCCATGAGCCACTCTACCTCGGAAG TGTGCTGGGGTCAGTGCTGGTGATCATGGGCCTCTACCTTGTCCTGTGGGGCAAGAGGGAGGAAGCTGCCGCCGCAGCCTCGGCAGCTCCGGTGAAGCCGGTGGTGCCCGTGCAGGTAGCAGCTGGTCAGGGAGACGTGGCAGAGCAGCAGGAGAGAGTGTGA
- the LOC124684928 gene encoding WAT1-related protein At3g30340-like: MWGMAHIAEWKPVIAMLVFDLISAVTTALIKKALEEGLDRLVLITLRQLVATVFLSPIAFFKERTTRPKLTLEILIYLFFSAALGAALSQYTFFYGLQYTTATFAITFTNLAPVLTFIIAVLLRVESLNMKSKAGVAKISGTLMSFAGVMLLTLYKGVALTHQGDQSVLSGQHAEATTESGKKSWTLGTLALLANCLCFSFWLLLQSKLTKKYPALYSSTAYMFLISSMQGGGLTVAIQRRKSVWVLKQTVEIVTVLYTGILGSGVGYVIMTWCVEKRGPVFTSSFIPIIQIMVAIIDFFFLHENIYLGSVLGSILMIMGLYILLWGKNRDASVTVASVKEEEEEEEEDKEKQTQS, from the exons ATGTGGGGGATGGCGCACATTGCTGAGTGGAAACCGGTGATCGCAATGCTGGTCTTTGACCTCATCTCTGCCGTGACAACGGCCTTGATCAAGAAGGCCCTCGAGGAGGGGCTTGACCGTCTAGTACTCATCACGCTGCGACAACTGGTGGCCACAGTCTTCCTTTCTCCGATTGCATTTTTCAAAGAACG GACCACAAGGCCTAAGCTCACACTGGAGATCCTCATATACCTCTTCTTTAGCGCAGCGCTAGG CGCGGCTCTCTCTCAGTATACCTTTTTCTATGGGTTGCAATACACAACAGCAACATTTGCCATAACTTTTACAAACTTAGCTCCTGTGCTCACTTTCATCATTGCTGTCTTGCTAag GGTGGAATCACTGAACATGAAGAGCAAGGCAGGAGTAGCGAAGATCAGCGGGACACTCATGTCGTTCGCCGGCGTCATGCTTCTTACCCTCTACAAGGGTGTGGCCTTGACACACCAAGGTGACCAATCTGTGCTTTCAGGCCAGCATGCAGAAGCAACAACAGAATCTGGCAAGAAAAGCTGGACGCTGGGCACTCTAGCATTACTGGCAAACTGCCTGTGCTTCTCCTTCTGGCTCCTGCTGCAGTCCAAGCTCACTAAGAAGTACCCAGCACTCTATTCCAGCACTGCATACATGTTCCTCATCAGCTCCATGCAGGGCGGGGGCCTGACGGTGGCGATACAGAGGCGGAAATCGGTGTGGGTCCTCAAACAGACAGTGGAAATTGTTACTGTTCTATATACA GGAATTTTGGGGTCTGGAGTAGGATATGTAATAATGACATGGTGTGTCGAAAAAAGAGGGCCGGTGTTCACTTCATCCTTCATCCCTATCATCCAGATCATGGTTGCCATAATTGATTTCTTCTTTCTCCATGAGAACATCTACCTTGGAAG TGTACTGGGATCCATACTGATGATCATGGGCCTCTATATTCTGCTGTGGGGAAAGAACAGGGATGCCTCAGTGACAGTAGCATCTGtcaaagaagaggaagaggaagaggaagaggataagGAGAAGCAAACCCAATCATGA